A window of Polaromonas hydrogenivorans contains these coding sequences:
- a CDS encoding c-type cytochrome produces the protein MKPAAFSAGILAAVLAGLAGLPAGAQDIEAGRSKAQVCAACHGVDGNSAAGNFPNLAGQTWRYLYTQLKDFKEGRRNDPVMSPMAAPLSRDDMINIANYFAAQTPKPSSFKADEAKVKLGRAKADETLCTMCHLGGLSGQNEIPRVAGQQYDYVIKQLKDFKARTRTNDAGNMTSVAQTLSDADIENLAHYIASLR, from the coding sequence TTGAAACCCGCCGCGTTTTCTGCCGGCATCCTGGCGGCCGTCCTGGCCGGGCTGGCCGGGCTGCCCGCAGGCGCCCAGGACATCGAAGCCGGCCGCTCCAAGGCGCAAGTCTGCGCGGCCTGCCATGGCGTTGATGGCAACTCGGCGGCGGGTAATTTCCCCAATCTGGCGGGCCAGACCTGGCGCTATCTCTACACCCAGCTCAAGGATTTCAAGGAAGGCCGGCGCAATGATCCGGTGATGAGCCCGATGGCAGCACCGCTGAGCCGCGACGACATGATCAACATCGCCAACTACTTCGCAGCGCAAACGCCCAAGCCCTCCAGCTTCAAGGCCGACGAGGCGAAAGTCAAACTGGGCAGGGCCAAGGCCGACGAAACCCTGTGCACGATGTGCCACCTCGGGGGCCTTTCGGGCCAGAATGAGATTCCGCGCGTTGCTGGCCAGCAGTACGACTACGTCATCAAGCAGCTGAAAGACTTCAAGGCGCGCACCCGCACCAACGACGCGGGCAACATGACCAGCGTGGCGCAGACCCTGAGCGACGCCGACATCGAGAATCTGGCGCATTACATTGCCAGCTTGCGTTAG
- a CDS encoding cysteine hydrolase family protein, whose amino-acid sequence MKSCLIVIDAQESFRHRPYFTERDLPAYLAAQNALIEGCAARGLPIVRVLHADGPKTADNPFALESGHVVPLAGLADFAPAASFIKSRHSALVGTGLEVWLTQHGIQRLIISGIRTEQCCETTTRHASDLGWSVDYVPDATLTWDMAHLDGSMLKAADIKARTAAVLKDRFATICSVPEALARAAGATA is encoded by the coding sequence ATGAAAAGCTGTCTGATTGTGATTGATGCGCAGGAATCGTTCCGCCATCGCCCGTATTTCACCGAGCGCGATCTGCCGGCCTATCTGGCGGCGCAGAACGCGCTGATCGAAGGCTGCGCGGCGCGCGGTTTGCCGATAGTTCGCGTGCTGCATGCCGATGGCCCGAAAACCGCCGACAACCCGTTCGCGCTCGAATCCGGCCATGTCGTCCCGCTGGCGGGACTGGCGGATTTCGCTCCCGCCGCCAGCTTCATCAAGAGCCGGCACAGCGCGCTCGTCGGCACCGGGCTCGAGGTGTGGCTGACGCAACACGGCATCCAGCGGCTGATCATCAGCGGCATCCGCACCGAGCAATGCTGCGAAACCACCACGCGCCATGCGTCGGACCTGGGCTGGAGCGTGGACTACGTGCCCGACGCCACGCTGACCTGGGACATGGCGCACCTGGATGGCAGCATGCTGAAAGCCGCCGACATCAAGGCGCGCACGGCCGCCGTGCTGAAAGACCGCTTCGCCACCATTTGCAGCGTGCCAGAGGCGCTGGCGCGCGCGGCAGGAGCCACGGCATGA
- a CDS encoding pyrroloquinoline quinone-dependent dehydrogenase, which yields MIRLKQTTGLCAMLALCVFGAAHAQEIQQQKGKSAAPAAIKTVNVSQAQLNNSGQQGKDWLQTNGGYAQTRFYPGRQINTGNVKNLRPEFSFQTEVRESMETAPIVVDGVMYMTTSYNHVYALDATTGKEFWHYKHKMGPITTFCCGPNNRGVAIEGGKLFMGTLDAKLVALDAQSGKVLWETQIADPEKGYSETMSPTVVEGKVLIGTNGGEYGIRGFVKAFDAKDGKLLWTFYTIPEQGHEGVWAENDATGRNMHRDIKAEKEELARNSSFYQTLGGGVWMNPAVDLKTRTIFFVVGNPSPDLYGAERPGDNLYTDSLVALDLDSGKYKWHSQYVAHDVWDLDAVSPPILMDVKDKSGKMIPAVLHGGKTGHVYVHDRKDGKLIRFSEAMIPQENIWVLPTAQGARMLPGANGGVEWSPMAVNEKLRLAYALNLHQPMTYHVEKAAYPGGKLWLGGAFKTIEGEEQWGRVAAVNVDTGKMAWKFDTAQPLIGGALATAGDLLFYGEGNGLFRALDARNGKLLWEYQCGAGANAMPVSYTVKDRQYIAMGCGGNTQLDFKRGNTMFVYALPR from the coding sequence ATGATTCGACTCAAACAAACGACGGGCTTGTGCGCCATGCTTGCATTGTGTGTGTTTGGCGCTGCGCACGCGCAGGAAATCCAGCAGCAAAAAGGCAAAAGCGCCGCACCGGCGGCCATCAAGACCGTCAACGTGTCGCAGGCACAGCTGAACAACTCGGGCCAGCAGGGCAAGGACTGGCTGCAGACCAACGGCGGCTATGCGCAGACCCGGTTTTACCCCGGCAGGCAGATCAACACCGGCAATGTTAAAAACCTCAGGCCGGAGTTCAGCTTTCAGACCGAGGTCCGCGAGTCGATGGAAACCGCGCCCATCGTGGTCGATGGCGTGATGTACATGACCACCTCCTACAACCATGTCTATGCGCTGGACGCCACGACGGGCAAGGAATTCTGGCATTACAAGCACAAGATGGGGCCGATCACCACCTTTTGCTGCGGCCCCAACAACCGGGGCGTCGCCATCGAGGGCGGCAAGCTGTTCATGGGCACCCTGGACGCCAAGCTGGTGGCGCTTGACGCGCAAAGCGGCAAGGTTCTGTGGGAAACCCAAATCGCCGACCCCGAGAAGGGCTACAGCGAAACCATGTCGCCCACCGTGGTCGAGGGCAAGGTGCTGATCGGCACCAACGGCGGTGAATACGGCATTCGCGGCTTCGTCAAGGCTTTTGACGCCAAGGACGGCAAGCTGCTCTGGACCTTCTACACGATTCCCGAGCAGGGCCATGAAGGCGTGTGGGCAGAAAACGATGCCACCGGCCGCAACATGCACCGCGACATCAAGGCCGAGAAAGAGGAACTGGCGCGCAACAGCAGCTTCTACCAGACCCTGGGCGGCGGCGTCTGGATGAACCCGGCGGTTGACCTCAAGACGCGCACTATTTTCTTTGTCGTGGGCAATCCGTCGCCGGACCTGTACGGCGCCGAGCGGCCGGGCGACAACCTGTACACCGACTCGCTGGTGGCGCTGGACCTGGACAGCGGCAAGTACAAGTGGCATTCCCAGTACGTGGCCCATGACGTGTGGGACCTGGACGCAGTGAGTCCGCCCATCCTGATGGATGTGAAGGACAAGTCCGGAAAAATGATTCCGGCCGTGCTTCACGGCGGCAAGACGGGGCATGTCTATGTGCATGACCGCAAGGACGGCAAGCTAATCCGCTTTTCCGAAGCCATGATCCCGCAGGAAAACATATGGGTGCTGCCGACGGCACAAGGTGCGCGCATGCTGCCGGGCGCCAATGGCGGCGTGGAATGGTCGCCGATGGCGGTCAACGAAAAGCTGCGCCTGGCCTACGCCCTCAATCTGCACCAGCCCATGACCTACCACGTCGAAAAGGCGGCTTATCCGGGCGGCAAGCTGTGGCTGGGCGGCGCCTTCAAAACGATTGAAGGCGAAGAGCAGTGGGGACGCGTCGCGGCGGTCAATGTCGATACCGGCAAGATGGCGTGGAAGTTCGACACCGCGCAGCCCCTGATCGGCGGCGCGCTGGCCACCGCTGGCGACCTGCTGTTCTATGGCGAGGGCAACGGCCTGTTCCGCGCGCTTGACGCCAGGAACGGCAAGCTGCTCTGGGAATACCAGTGCGGCGCGGGCGCCAACGCCATGCCGGTGTCCTACACGGTCAAGGACCGCCAGTACATCGCCATGGGCTGCGGCGGCAACACCCAGCTCGACTTCAAGCGCGGCAACACGATGTTCGTCTATGCGCTGCCCAGGTAA
- a CDS encoding TonB-dependent receptor family protein yields MFLALAAAAPISHAQENTNKALSEVVISASRAEQRRFDAPGAIDAVQVDPFRTASPLVNLSELMGAVPGLQIRDRQNFAQDLQLSVRGFGTRSTFGVRGVRILIDGIPATMPDGQGQAATASLVSAKRIELLRGPLAQLYGNAAGGVLQVFTKDPPVTPNKPDYSLSAGAGSDGQRHVAAGIAGGSETLGGLLDVSRYSTDGYRDHSAARREQLNAKVVARPSADTTLTGIVNLFNQPLAEDPLGLTHAQFNQNPRQVIANALAFDTRKTIEQQQAGLVIEHKLSASDTLNARVYGGTRKVDQKLAFQANGVVNLDRTYGGVGASWTHAMQVNQLPVRWTVGVEADQLRETRKGFDNLNGSNGALRRNEDDTARNTDVFGQLDWTFTPDWQAIAGVRASRVRFSVDDRFNPAASSTSGSVEYRNTSPVVGLVWHAADTLNVYANLGTGFETPTLAETAYRPGGAPGPNFALKPSKSTQGEIGVKLRSGLHSFDAALFEARSKDEIVSSQSSGGRAIFQNADRTTRRGMEASWSANWAGSLDTHLAYTLLDARFKSPYAGAQGLVPVGNRLPGAPRHSLFADVQASITDSVKAGLEMRLESKTYVNDLNSDAAPGYAVFNARLSREFRFNGAKMLLYGRIDNLFDKTYAGSLIVNDTNARFFEAAPGRRLFVGVRSMF; encoded by the coding sequence GTGTTTCTTGCCCTGGCTGCGGCGGCGCCCATCAGCCATGCGCAGGAAAACACGAACAAGGCATTGTCGGAAGTCGTCATCAGCGCCAGCCGCGCCGAGCAGCGGCGCTTTGATGCGCCGGGCGCCATCGACGCGGTGCAGGTCGATCCGTTTCGCACCGCCTCGCCGCTGGTCAACCTGTCGGAGCTGATGGGCGCCGTGCCTGGTTTGCAGATTCGCGACCGGCAGAATTTCGCGCAGGACTTGCAGCTGTCGGTGCGCGGCTTTGGCACGCGCTCGACCTTTGGCGTTCGCGGCGTGCGCATTCTGATCGACGGCATTCCAGCCACCATGCCCGACGGCCAGGGCCAGGCGGCCACCGCCAGCCTGGTTTCGGCCAAGCGCATCGAGTTGCTGCGCGGCCCGCTGGCCCAGCTCTACGGCAATGCGGCCGGCGGCGTGCTGCAGGTCTTCACCAAAGACCCGCCGGTCACGCCCAATAAACCCGACTACAGCCTGTCGGCCGGCGCCGGCTCCGACGGCCAGCGCCACGTTGCCGCCGGAATCGCGGGCGGCAGCGAGACATTGGGTGGGCTGCTCGATGTGTCGCGCTACTCGACCGATGGCTATCGAGACCACAGCGCGGCCCGGCGCGAGCAACTCAACGCCAAGGTGGTCGCCAGGCCGTCGGCCGACACCACGCTGACCGGCATCGTTAACCTGTTCAACCAGCCCCTGGCCGAAGACCCGCTCGGGCTGACGCATGCGCAGTTCAACCAGAACCCGCGCCAGGTGATTGCCAACGCCCTCGCCTTCGACACCCGCAAGACCATCGAGCAGCAGCAGGCCGGCCTGGTGATCGAGCACAAGCTGTCGGCCAGCGACACGCTCAATGCGCGCGTCTATGGCGGCACGCGCAAGGTGGACCAGAAACTGGCTTTTCAGGCCAACGGCGTGGTCAACCTGGACCGCACTTATGGCGGCGTCGGCGCCAGCTGGACGCATGCCATGCAGGTCAACCAGTTGCCGGTGCGCTGGACCGTGGGGGTCGAGGCCGACCAGCTGCGCGAAACCCGCAAGGGCTTTGACAACCTGAACGGCAGCAACGGAGCCCTGCGCCGCAACGAGGACGACACGGCGCGCAACACCGATGTGTTCGGCCAGCTCGACTGGACCTTCACACCCGACTGGCAGGCGATTGCCGGCGTCCGCGCCAGCCGCGTGCGTTTCAGCGTCGATGACCGCTTCAACCCGGCGGCCAGCAGCACCAGCGGCAGCGTGGAATATCGCAATACCAGCCCGGTCGTCGGCCTGGTCTGGCATGCCGCCGACACGCTCAATGTGTATGCCAACCTGGGCACCGGATTTGAAACGCCGACGCTGGCCGAAACCGCCTACCGCCCCGGCGGCGCGCCCGGACCCAACTTTGCGCTGAAGCCGTCCAAAAGCACGCAGGGCGAAATCGGCGTCAAGCTGCGCAGCGGCCTTCACAGTTTTGACGCCGCGCTGTTCGAAGCCCGGAGCAAGGATGAAATCGTCTCCTCGCAGTCGAGTGGCGGCCGCGCCATTTTCCAGAACGCCGACCGCACCACCCGGCGCGGCATGGAAGCCTCCTGGTCGGCAAACTGGGCGGGCAGCCTGGACACGCACCTGGCCTACACCCTGCTCGATGCGCGCTTCAAGTCGCCCTACGCTGGCGCGCAGGGTTTGGTTCCGGTCGGCAACCGCCTGCCGGGCGCGCCCCGGCACAGCCTGTTCGCCGACGTGCAGGCCAGCATCACCGACTCCGTCAAGGCCGGGCTGGAAATGCGCCTGGAGAGCAAGACCTATGTGAACGACCTCAACAGCGACGCGGCGCCGGGTTACGCGGTGTTCAATGCGCGCCTGAGCCGGGAATTCCGCTTCAACGGCGCAAAAATGCTGCTCTATGGACGCATTGACAACCTGTTCGACAAAACCTATGCCGGGTCGCTGATCGTCAACGACACCAACGCCCGCTTTTTTGAAGCCGCACCGGGGCGCCGCCTGTTCGTGGGCGTTCGCAGCATGTTTTAA
- a CDS encoding GlxA family transcriptional regulator, with protein MKPPQTTSISRPIQVLFALLPDSLVLDWAGPAEALRIANQLLRGQGQPPRFELHFVSPDRDSVSSVGLMLSGLAPLPDTLPEPCWVVLVGLPGQEISVTSEPARALIHWLRGLRLMPQALELVTVCAGSVLAAHAGLLAGRRVTTHHHHLRELQAVEPACQVIANRVFVEDAPVYSSAGVTTGIDLMLQRIGTLCGPALAAQVAQTMVVALRRGPHDPELSPFLAYRNHMHPGLHRVQDAVSQQPAGDWSVPAMADIAHASARHLTRLFIGHAGIAPLQYLRRIRLAVAQTALQSGRNVTQAAEMAGFSSDTQLRRAWHQFDLAGTPSDRNQLSNK; from the coding sequence ATGAAGCCACCGCAAACCACCTCGATCAGCCGCCCCATCCAAGTACTGTTTGCGCTGCTGCCCGACAGCCTGGTACTGGACTGGGCCGGGCCGGCGGAGGCCTTGCGCATTGCCAACCAGCTGCTGCGGGGCCAGGGCCAGCCGCCGCGCTTCGAACTGCATTTCGTCAGCCCCGACCGTGACTCGGTCAGCTCGGTCGGCTTGATGCTGAGCGGCCTGGCGCCCCTGCCGGACACGCTGCCCGAACCCTGCTGGGTCGTGCTGGTCGGCCTGCCGGGGCAAGAAATTTCGGTGACTTCAGAACCTGCCAGGGCGCTGATCCACTGGCTGCGTGGCCTGCGCCTGATGCCGCAGGCGCTGGAACTGGTCACCGTCTGCGCGGGCTCGGTGCTGGCGGCGCATGCCGGGCTGCTGGCCGGGCGGCGCGTCACGACGCATCACCATCACCTGCGGGAATTGCAGGCCGTGGAGCCCGCCTGCCAGGTCATCGCCAACCGGGTCTTTGTGGAAGATGCGCCGGTGTACAGCAGCGCAGGCGTGACCACCGGCATCGACCTGATGCTGCAGCGCATCGGCACGCTGTGCGGCCCGGCGCTGGCCGCGCAAGTCGCGCAAACCATGGTGGTGGCCCTGCGCCGGGGGCCGCACGACCCGGAACTCTCGCCCTTCCTGGCCTACCGCAACCACATGCATCCGGGTTTGCACCGGGTGCAGGACGCCGTCAGCCAGCAACCGGCCGGGGACTGGTCCGTGCCGGCCATGGCGGACATTGCCCATGCTTCCGCGCGCCACCTGACGCGCCTGTTCATCGGGCATGCCGGCATCGCGCCGCTGCAATACCTGCGCCGCATCCGCCTGGCGGTGGCGCAAACGGCGCTGCAGTCGGGCCGCAACGTGACGCAGGCGGCGGAAATGGCGGGATTCAGCTCGGACACGCAGTTGCGCCGGGCCTGGCATCAGTTTGACCTGGCGGGCACGCCTTCGGACCGGAATCAGCTATCAAATAAATAG
- the murJ gene encoding murein biosynthesis integral membrane protein MurJ, with protein sequence MSLFKSASTVSLFTLLSRVSGLVRELLIASSFGASAMTDAFNVAFRIPNLFRRLFAEGAFSQAFVPVLAANKAQYGEADTKRLIDRVATLLTWILLLTCAVGVAAAPLLVWAMASGLQQEPRGYAAAVFMTRWMFPYIAFMSLVALSSGVLNTWRHFAVPAATPVLLNVSMIGAAWLGAPWFKSLGIEPVYALGVGVMLGGVLQLGVQVPALLKLGLLPNIRFTWSAVRDAWADPATKNIARLMAPALLGVSVAQISLLINTQIASHLAPGSVSWLTYADRLMEFPTAMLGVAIGVVLTPQLAAAKGAGDAARYSAMLDWGLRIVVLLAVPCAVALLTFSEPLVATLYHYGAFTDRDVQQTTHALMGYGAGLLGLVAIKVLAPGFYASQNIKTPVKIAVVVLVITQLLNLALVPYFQHAGLALAIGIGALINALALLIGLIRRGSYTPAPGWVLFGLRVFSASALLAVFLLWAAAAVNWIGLKHQYFERIGLLALVLCASGAIYFAVLWMSGLKLRQLLKR encoded by the coding sequence GTGTCACTTTTCAAATCCGCCTCCACCGTTTCCCTGTTCACATTGCTTTCCCGCGTCTCCGGCCTCGTGCGGGAGTTGCTGATTGCCTCGTCGTTTGGCGCCAGCGCCATGACGGACGCCTTCAATGTGGCCTTCCGAATTCCCAACCTGTTTCGCCGCCTGTTTGCCGAGGGAGCCTTCAGCCAGGCCTTTGTGCCGGTGCTGGCGGCCAACAAGGCGCAGTATGGCGAAGCCGACACCAAGCGGCTGATCGACCGGGTCGCCACGCTGCTGACCTGGATACTGCTGCTGACCTGCGCCGTCGGCGTGGCGGCGGCGCCGCTGCTGGTCTGGGCGATGGCCAGCGGCCTGCAGCAGGAGCCGCGCGGCTATGCGGCGGCGGTGTTCATGACGCGCTGGATGTTTCCGTACATCGCCTTCATGTCGCTGGTGGCGCTGTCCTCGGGCGTGCTCAATACCTGGCGGCATTTTGCCGTGCCGGCGGCCACGCCAGTGCTGCTCAATGTGTCGATGATCGGTGCCGCATGGCTGGGCGCGCCGTGGTTCAAGTCGCTGGGCATCGAGCCGGTGTATGCGCTGGGCGTCGGCGTGATGCTGGGCGGGGTGCTGCAGCTCGGCGTGCAGGTGCCGGCGCTGCTAAAACTCGGCCTGCTGCCGAACATCCGCTTCACATGGTCGGCGGTGCGGGACGCATGGGCCGACCCGGCCACGAAGAACATCGCCCGGCTGATGGCGCCGGCCCTGCTGGGCGTGAGCGTCGCGCAGATCTCGCTGCTCATCAACACCCAGATCGCTTCGCACCTGGCGCCCGGCAGCGTCAGTTGGCTCACCTACGCCGACCGCCTGATGGAATTCCCGACCGCCATGCTGGGCGTGGCCATCGGTGTGGTGCTGACGCCGCAGCTGGCGGCCGCCAAAGGCGCGGGCGATGCCGCCAGGTATTCGGCCATGCTCGACTGGGGCCTGCGCATCGTCGTGCTGCTGGCCGTGCCCTGCGCCGTGGCGCTGCTGACGTTTTCCGAGCCGCTGGTCGCCACGCTCTACCACTACGGCGCCTTCACCGACAGGGATGTGCAGCAGACCACCCACGCGCTGATGGGCTACGGCGCCGGGCTGCTCGGGCTGGTCGCCATCAAGGTGCTGGCACCGGGTTTTTATGCCAGCCAGAACATCAAAACGCCGGTGAAGATCGCCGTGGTCGTGCTGGTGATCACCCAGTTGCTCAATTTGGCGCTGGTGCCGTATTTCCAGCATGCCGGGCTGGCGCTGGCCATCGGCATCGGCGCGCTGATCAATGCGCTGGCGCTGCTGATTGGCCTGATTCGGCGCGGCAGCTACACGCCGGCGCCGGGCTGGGTTTTGTTCGGGCTGCGGGTTTTTTCCGCCAGCGCGCTGCTGGCGGTGTTTCTGCTCTGGGCGGCCGCTGCCGTGAACTGGATTGGCCTGAAGCACCAGTATTTTGAGCGAATTGGGCTGCTTGCGCTTGTCCTGTGTGCTTCAGGTGCTATTTATTTTGCAGTGCTATGGATGTCCGGGCTGAAACTGCGCCAGTTGCTCAAGCGCTGA
- a CDS encoding SirB1 family protein: MQLNLAVPSPLQYFSSLVQSDAQFPLLEAAVSLAQDEYPDLDVEQVLGDVDQLLARLKRRLPSDAPELQRLRTLNQFFFRDLGFGGNINDYYDPDNSYLNTVLRTRRGIPITLAVLWLELAVGLGLNARGVAFPGHFMVKVNLPKGQVVIDPFNGQSLSREELAERLEPFRQRSGISDEFEVPMGLYLQSAPSREIISRMLRNLQEIHKTQEDWPRLIAVQDRLIVLQPDAWTEYRDRGLAWAAQGDVAYAVADLETYLSHADDALDIDAIAERVAQLRRSSH; this comes from the coding sequence ATGCAATTAAATCTGGCCGTCCCGTCTCCGCTGCAATATTTTTCAAGCCTCGTGCAAAGCGACGCGCAGTTTCCCTTGCTGGAAGCCGCCGTCAGCCTGGCGCAGGATGAATATCCCGACCTGGATGTGGAGCAGGTCTTGGGCGATGTCGATCAGCTGCTGGCCCGCCTCAAGCGCCGCCTGCCCAGCGACGCGCCCGAGCTGCAGCGCCTGCGCACGCTGAACCAGTTCTTTTTCCGGGATCTGGGCTTTGGCGGCAACATCAACGACTATTACGACCCCGACAACAGCTACCTGAACACGGTGCTGCGCACGCGGCGCGGCATTCCGATCACGCTGGCCGTGCTGTGGCTGGAGTTGGCGGTGGGCCTGGGCCTGAACGCGCGCGGCGTGGCTTTTCCGGGGCATTTCATGGTCAAGGTCAACCTGCCCAAGGGCCAGGTGGTGATCGACCCGTTCAACGGCCAGTCATTGAGCCGCGAGGAACTGGCCGAGCGGCTGGAGCCTTTCCGCCAGCGCAGCGGCATCAGCGACGAGTTCGAGGTGCCGATGGGGCTGTACCTGCAGTCCGCGCCGTCGCGCGAGATCATCAGCCGCATGCTGCGCAACCTGCAGGAAATCCACAAGACCCAGGAAGACTGGCCGCGCCTGATTGCCGTGCAGGACCGCCTGATCGTGCTGCAGCCCGATGCCTGGACCGAATACCGCGACCGGGGCCTGGCCTGGGCCGCGCAGGGCGACGTGGCCTATGCAGTCGCCGACCTGGAAACCTATCTGTCGCATGCCGACGATGCACTCGACATTGACGCCATCGCCGAACGCGTGGCCCAGTTGCGCCGCTCCAGCCATTGA
- a CDS encoding DJ-1/PfpI family protein, with protein MSLRVSILVFDAVEALDFAGPYEVFTTASRVHGRNHPGAAPLFDVTCVARDLLPVQARAGLRILPRHSFADSPPCELLIVPGGVVDGATTCPRTLDWIARTAQQAQITASVCTGAFLLAASGVLTSETVTTHWEDVADLRARFPGLTVREGPRWVDAGPVLTSAGISAGMDMCLYLVARLAGQVLAERTARQMDYAWRATDPA; from the coding sequence ATGAGCCTGCGCGTCTCCATCCTGGTGTTCGATGCCGTCGAGGCGCTGGACTTTGCCGGTCCGTACGAGGTGTTCACCACGGCCAGCCGGGTGCATGGGCGGAACCACCCCGGCGCGGCGCCGCTGTTCGACGTGACCTGCGTGGCCCGCGACCTTCTGCCCGTGCAGGCGCGTGCCGGACTGCGCATTCTCCCTAGGCACAGCTTTGCCGACAGCCCGCCGTGCGAGCTGCTGATCGTGCCCGGCGGCGTGGTCGATGGCGCCACGACCTGCCCACGCACGCTGGACTGGATTGCCCGCACGGCGCAGCAGGCGCAGATCACGGCCTCGGTCTGCACCGGCGCCTTCCTGCTCGCGGCCAGCGGCGTGCTGACGAGCGAAACCGTCACCACGCACTGGGAAGACGTGGCCGATCTGCGTGCGCGCTTTCCCGGCCTGACGGTGCGCGAAGGCCCGCGTTGGGTGGACGCCGGGCCGGTGCTCACCTCGGCTGGCATCAGCGCCGGCATGGACATGTGCCTGTACCTGGTCGCGCGCCTGGCCGGGCAGGTGCTGGCCGAACGCACGGCGCGCCAGATGGATTACGCCTGGCGCGCCACTGACCCCGCCTGA
- a CDS encoding ankyrin repeat domain-containing protein, which translates to MKTVTPQKMLFALLVSAGASLMPALAQQGADKINLNGELVLAAKAGRTERVAALLAQGAAVNSRDRNGDSPLNMAASKGNEALAEVLLQAGADVNLANIAGVTPLMGAAFKGNAPLVRKLMAAGARIDPLDRVKKNAAIYAAGVGCSECLAEFLRAGAPVNARMDNDETLLMWAAGYGNAATVQFLLDQGADRSLKDNRGKTAADMARDGNFTAALRLLENS; encoded by the coding sequence ATGAAAACGGTCACACCCCAGAAGATGCTTTTTGCCTTGCTGGTGTCAGCAGGCGCGTCCCTCATGCCGGCGCTTGCCCAGCAGGGTGCGGACAAGATCAACCTCAATGGCGAACTGGTCCTGGCGGCCAAGGCGGGGCGCACGGAACGCGTGGCGGCCTTGCTCGCGCAGGGCGCGGCCGTCAATTCGCGCGACCGCAATGGCGACTCCCCGCTCAACATGGCGGCCAGCAAGGGCAACGAAGCGCTGGCGGAGGTGCTGCTGCAGGCCGGCGCGGATGTGAACCTGGCCAACATTGCAGGCGTGACGCCCCTGATGGGCGCGGCGTTCAAGGGCAATGCGCCGCTCGTGCGCAAGCTGATGGCCGCTGGCGCCAGGATCGACCCACTGGATCGCGTCAAGAAAAATGCCGCCATCTACGCCGCGGGCGTCGGCTGCAGCGAATGCCTGGCTGAATTCCTGCGCGCCGGCGCCCCGGTCAATGCGCGCATGGACAACGACGAAACGCTGCTGATGTGGGCGGCAGGCTACGGGAATGCGGCAACGGTGCAGTTTTTGCTCGACCAGGGCGCCGACCGCAGCCTGAAGGACAACCGGGGCAAGACCGCCGCCGACATGGCGCGCGATGGAAATTTCACGGCAGCGCTCAGGCTGCTGGAAAACAGCTGA